The segment CCTTTCGCACGACGGCGCTGGATGACCGCACGGCCACCTTTGGTCGCCATACGAGCACGGAAACCGTGTGTGCGCTTGCGCTTAAGGACGCTCGGCTGAAATGTGCGTTTCATAGCTGCTTCTTCCCACGTGGTTGTTTGGAAAAGGTCAACGAATGTTGCCCTGTATCCACATGAGGACAGGGCAGATTGGTCAGGGGCAGGGATTCTAGTGAATCTACAAGTGGCTTGCAATGTCGAGTCGAAAGTTGTCCACAGCCGGTTGATGGTATTTCAGTCTGTTTGTGCGCCGCGCCGCCCGCCAGATGGCGATTCCTGTCTTGTGATGGTGGATTCGAAGTCGAATGTAGATGGGTAAAAAAACTTGGTTTGCCTTGCCAACATTATCAGGAGGTCCTGGATACCACCTCGAGCAGCTTGTCATCGAGAGGTAAAAAGTCCCAGGTCAAAAAGCATTGAGTCCGCAGGGCATGGCGAGACGACGGGGAGATGTTTTGCATGGTGTGTCAATCATTGTCAGGTGATGCAGGTATCTCGTGAGATACGGGTCCTGT is part of the Cobetia sp. L2A1 genome and harbors:
- the rpmH gene encoding 50S ribosomal protein L34 is translated as MKRTFQPSVLKRKRTHGFRARMATKGGRAVIQRRRAKGRKRLSA